A genomic window from Bacteroidota bacterium includes:
- a CDS encoding nitrous oxide reductase family maturation protein NosD: protein MSVISFILFTCALVYANWSTANTLVVGKLNPYQTIKSAIADAVDGDTIIVLSGFYKEGNISIEKAITFIGENFPVIDGDRRFEVITIKSNNVSISGFKIQHSGFATLDDPGGVKIINVSNITITNNILYDNFFGVYIQQGHKCTIKNNLIVALNKDEQQIGNGIHCWKSDSLQIIGNEISGHRDGIYFEFVTYSVIWRNISHDNIRYGLHFMFSNDDSYFSNIFKSNGAGVAVMFTKNVTMMNNHFEENWGDAAYGLLLKEISDSYISGNTFANNTTGIYMEGTNRIILERNVFEQNGWALQIQASCMDNVLRNNDFLANTFDVSTNGTNVLNTFELNYWDKYSGYDLNHDGIGDVPFHPLSMYSVVVENIPSAMLLYRSFFVTMLDKSEKMFPSITPDNFIDKTPSMKSIII from the coding sequence ATGAGTGTGATTAGTTTCATCTTATTTACTTGTGCATTGGTTTATGCAAATTGGTCAACCGCTAATACTTTGGTAGTTGGGAAATTAAACCCCTATCAAACTATCAAATCAGCAATTGCTGATGCGGTTGACGGCGATACAATAATCGTATTATCAGGTTTTTACAAAGAGGGTAATATTTCAATTGAAAAGGCAATCACATTCATTGGCGAAAATTTTCCTGTAATAGACGGCGACAGGCGATTCGAGGTAATTACTATTAAATCGAATAATGTAAGTATCAGTGGATTTAAAATTCAACACTCCGGCTTTGCAACATTGGATGACCCGGGTGGTGTAAAAATCATTAATGTATCTAATATTACAATTACGAATAATATATTGTATGATAATTTTTTCGGCGTATATATACAACAAGGCCATAAATGCACTATTAAAAATAATTTAATTGTTGCATTAAACAAAGATGAACAGCAAATCGGAAATGGCATACATTGCTGGAAGAGCGATAGCTTGCAAATAATTGGTAATGAAATAAGTGGTCATAGAGATGGTATTTATTTTGAATTTGTAACTTATTCCGTTATTTGGAGAAATATTTCACATGATAATATCAGGTATGGCCTCCATTTTATGTTTTCAAACGACGATTCCTATTTTTCTAATATTTTCAAGAGTAATGGTGCTGGAGTTGCTGTAATGTTTACAAAAAATGTAACGATGATGAACAACCATTTCGAAGAAAATTGGGGTGATGCAGCATATGGATTATTACTCAAGGAGATATCAGATAGTTACATTTCGGGAAATACGTTTGCCAATAATACTACCGGAATTTATATGGAAGGCACTAATCGCATTATCCTTGAACGGAATGTATTCGAACAAAATGGCTGGGCTTTGCAAATTCAAGCGAGTTGTATGGATAATGTTTTGCGTAACAACGATTTCCTGGCCAATACCTTTGATGTGAGTACCAACGGCACAAATGTGCTCAATACATTTGAATTAAATTATTGGGATAAATACTCTGGATATGATTTGAACCACGATGGAATTGGCGATGTGCCTTTTCACCCGTTAAGCATGTATAGTGTGGTTGTAGAAAATATACCTTCGGCAATGTTGCTATACAGAAGCTTCTTTGTTACGATGTTAGACAAATCTGAAAAAATGTTTCCTTCAATTACGCCGGATAATTTTATTGATAAAACACCAAGTATGAAGTCTATAATTATATGA
- a CDS encoding nitrous oxide reductase accessory protein NosL, with product MRSSKISILTRILCFAGAVALVISLFVPLWRIELAAPQYPEGLVLLIYPDDIAGDVEIINGLNHYIGMQTLHTENFIEFTILPYLIGLFALIILLSSLIGNKKLLYAVFILFVIFGVVAMIDFWRWEYNYGHNLDPNAAIIVPGMAYQPPLIGFKQLLNFGAYSIPDIGGWLFISSGALLLIAVIVELNLLKKFRKPKHTVTALFLVSILATSCSPKGPEVINLNYDHCSSCKMTIADSRYAAQLITDKGRVYKFDDVTCLINYLNDNKQIAIGSIWVTNFNSPTNWLNVNQAYFIKSRSLQSPMGGNSPAFESKASAAIYAEADTGEIFTWDKLIQL from the coding sequence ATGCGTAGCTCGAAGATTTCAATTTTAACAAGGATTTTATGCTTTGCCGGTGCAGTTGCTTTGGTGATTTCATTGTTCGTGCCGCTTTGGCGAATAGAACTCGCAGCTCCGCAGTATCCTGAAGGTTTAGTGTTGCTGATTTATCCGGATGATATTGCCGGGGATGTTGAAATAATTAATGGATTAAATCATTACATCGGTATGCAAACTTTACATACTGAGAACTTTATTGAATTTACAATTTTACCCTATCTTATTGGACTTTTTGCATTAATAATTTTGCTGTCAAGTCTAATTGGCAATAAAAAATTATTGTATGCAGTCTTTATACTATTTGTAATATTCGGTGTTGTTGCAATGATTGATTTTTGGAGATGGGAATACAATTATGGTCATAATTTAGATCCTAACGCAGCAATTATTGTGCCCGGTATGGCCTATCAGCCGCCATTAATCGGCTTTAAACAATTGTTAAATTTTGGGGCGTATTCAATTCCTGATATAGGTGGTTGGTTGTTTATTAGCAGTGGCGCATTGCTATTAATAGCCGTGATAGTTGAATTAAACTTGCTGAAAAAATTTAGGAAACCGAAACATACTGTAACTGCATTATTTTTAGTATCAATATTGGCTACTTCATGCAGCCCGAAGGGACCGGAAGTAATTAACTTAAACTATGACCATTGTTCCTCATGCAAAATGACAATAGCCGATAGTAGATATGCCGCGCAATTAATTACCGATAAAGGACGCGTATACAAATTTGATGATGTTACCTGTTTGATTAATTACCTTAATGATAATAAGCAGATTGCAATTGGATCTATTTGGGTTACAAATTTTAATAGTCCTACAAATTGGTTAAATGTAAATCAAGCTTACTTTATTAAATCAAGAAGCCTTCAAAGTCCTATGGGTGGTAATTCGCCTGCATTTGAAAGTAAAGCGAGTGCGGCAATTTATGCCGAAGCAGATACCGGAGAAATTTTTACTTGGGATAAATTAATTCAATTATGA
- a CDS encoding fasciclin domain-containing protein, with protein sequence MKIQFTGLLIGSIVLASCTNSNSIDEQQASTGNAATTVGQSGVQDDVSNPNIVQVAAGSKDHTTLVAAVQAAGLVDALSNAGPFTVYAPTNAAFDKLPKGTVEGLLEPDKINDLKAILEYHTYVGALKLEYLTDGQQFEQVSGDKITITMKDNKVFVNGTAEIVASIPTSNGIIHVINEVLLPPAK encoded by the coding sequence ATGAAAATTCAATTTACCGGGCTGCTGATTGGTTCAATTGTATTAGCATCATGCACCAATTCAAATTCGATAGATGAACAGCAAGCTTCAACCGGAAACGCCGCAACTACTGTTGGTCAATCAGGAGTACAAGATGATGTATCGAATCCCAATATTGTTCAGGTTGCTGCAGGCAGTAAAGACCACACTACATTAGTTGCTGCAGTTCAGGCAGCAGGATTGGTAGATGCACTAAGTAATGCCGGTCCATTTACAGTTTATGCACCCACGAATGCAGCATTCGATAAATTACCGAAAGGAACAGTTGAAGGGTTGTTGGAACCTGATAAAATTAATGACCTGAAAGCCATCCTTGAATACCATACTTATGTTGGTGCTTTAAAACTAGAATATCTTACAGATGGTCAACAATTTGAACAAGTAAGCGGTGATAAGATAACTATTACAATGAAAGACAATAAAGTTTTTGTTAATGGAACCGCAGAAATTGTAGCAAGCATTCCTACATCGAATGGCATAATTCATGTAATTAACGAAGTGTTACTTCCACCTGCAAAATAA
- a CDS encoding Crp/Fnr family transcriptional regulator: protein MDVDLLISWGATYKKYSKGEFVFYEGDEALFYFQVDQGQIKMTNINDMGREYVQGNFTAGQSFGEPPLFINERYPASAMAVEDTTVLRIRKETFLNILDEYPNIQKTFLALLARKVYSKASTAKAVMNHTPEERLLSFLDDYKKKHYTTGEKIEIPFTRQEIANFTGLRVETVIRTLSVMRTKKQVEIINRKLYI from the coding sequence ATGGATGTTGATTTACTGATATCATGGGGTGCTACTTATAAAAAATACAGCAAAGGTGAATTTGTATTTTACGAAGGTGATGAAGCACTATTTTATTTTCAGGTTGATCAAGGACAAATAAAAATGACGAATATTAATGATATGGGTAGGGAATATGTTCAAGGTAATTTCACTGCTGGACAATCATTTGGTGAGCCACCATTATTTATTAATGAGCGTTATCCGGCTTCTGCAATGGCTGTTGAGGACACAACTGTATTGCGCATACGGAAAGAAACATTTTTGAATATATTAGATGAATATCCTAACATACAAAAAACATTTTTAGCACTTCTTGCACGTAAGGTGTACTCAAAAGCATCAACTGCAAAGGCTGTTATGAATCATACTCCCGAAGAACGGTTGTTGTCGTTTTTAGATGATTACAAGAAGAAACATTATACAACCGGTGAAAAAATTGAAATCCCATTTACCCGACAAGAAATTGCCAATTTCACGGGATTAAGAGTTGAAACTGTAATTAGAACTTTATCTGTAATGCGAACTAAAAAGCAAGTTGAAATTATTAATAGAAAATTATACATTTAA
- a CDS encoding ABC transporter ATP-binding protein: protein MIVINNISKKFGKLSVLKNIQLSFNQGECIALVGPNGCGKTTMIKSILSMVIPDSGQILFDSLDIRNQFKYRKDIGYMPQIGRYPENMNIGQVIETVKLLRGNSMQSDEDLYVQFRIDELKAKKMSTLSGGTRQKVSAVLAFMFNPKVLILDEPTAGLDPLSAELLKEKIIKERNNGKLLLISSHLLADLDDIVSEVVFMEEGQILFHKKTAMIKEETGEQTISKAITHILKKSF, encoded by the coding sequence ATGATTGTTATAAATAACATATCAAAAAAATTTGGCAAATTAAGTGTGCTGAAAAATATTCAACTTTCGTTTAATCAAGGAGAATGTATTGCATTAGTGGGGCCAAATGGTTGCGGTAAAACAACAATGATAAAATCCATATTGAGTATGGTAATTCCTGATTCAGGTCAGATATTGTTTGATAGCCTAGATATTCGCAATCAATTTAAATATCGAAAAGATATAGGCTATATGCCACAGATTGGTCGTTATCCTGAAAATATGAATATAGGACAGGTTATTGAAACAGTGAAACTACTTAGAGGCAACAGTATGCAATCTGACGAAGATTTATATGTTCAATTTAGAATTGATGAACTAAAGGCAAAAAAAATGTCCACACTCAGCGGTGGTACACGGCAAAAAGTAAGTGCAGTTTTAGCATTTATGTTTAATCCGAAGGTTTTGATTCTTGATGAACCCACAGCAGGTTTAGATCCGCTGTCTGCAGAATTACTTAAGGAAAAAATTATAAAGGAAAGGAATAATGGAAAGTTATTATTAATTTCTTCTCACCTCTTAGCCGATTTAGATGACATTGTTTCAGAAGTTGTTTTTATGGAGGAGGGCCAAATACTTTTCCATAAAAAAACAGCCATGATAAAAGAAGAAACAGGGGAGCAAACTATTTCAAAAGCTATAACTCATATCTTAAAAAAATCTTTTTAA
- a CDS encoding group III truncated hemoglobin, with product MKKDIQNRNDIEQLVDSFYTKVKSDDTIAYFFTEVVKVNWEKHLPRMYDFWENVLFQSGAFTGNPMARHQQINEHSKITDLHFARWIMLFEITVDELFSGANASLIKQRAKSIATIMQSKVDK from the coding sequence ATGAAGAAGGATATCCAAAATAGAAATGATATCGAACAGTTAGTAGATAGTTTTTACACTAAGGTGAAATCAGATGATACAATAGCTTATTTTTTCACAGAAGTAGTAAAAGTAAATTGGGAGAAACACCTGCCACGCATGTATGACTTCTGGGAGAATGTTTTGTTTCAATCAGGTGCATTCACAGGTAACCCGATGGCCAGACATCAACAAATTAATGAGCATAGTAAAATTACCGATTTGCATTTTGCACGATGGATTATGCTATTTGAAATTACAGTCGATGAATTATTTTCCGGAGCTAATGCATCACTTATTAAGCAAAGGGCTAAAAGTATAGCCACAATCATGCAATCTAAAGTAGATAAATAA
- a CDS encoding CopD family protein, which translates to MNHILLIIHILAATIWVGGHLIISFRILPEAIKRKNVAGLLEFEKKYEVIGLPALLLLVITGIWMSLNYGIPLSQWLSFSSGIETVVSCKLLLLIITFVLALHARLVLIPNLKPERLVFLTLHIFAVTAIGITMLILGTFVRYGGI; encoded by the coding sequence ATGAACCATATTTTATTAATCATTCATATACTTGCAGCAACTATTTGGGTTGGAGGGCACTTAATAATTAGTTTTCGAATTTTGCCTGAGGCAATCAAAAGGAAAAACGTCGCCGGATTACTTGAATTCGAAAAGAAATATGAAGTAATCGGTTTGCCTGCATTATTGTTACTTGTAATTACAGGAATCTGGATGTCACTAAACTATGGAATACCCCTGTCACAGTGGTTATCTTTTTCATCCGGAATTGAAACTGTTGTTTCTTGTAAGTTATTGCTCTTAATAATTACATTCGTTTTGGCATTGCATGCAAGGTTGGTGCTCATTCCGAATTTAAAACCTGAAAGATTGGTATTCCTTACTTTGCATATTTTTGCTGTAACAGCAATAGGTATTACCATGCTTATTCTTGGAACTTTTGTAAGATATGGCGGAATTTAA
- a CDS encoding transketolase, translating to MADINQLKRICSQVRRDIVREVYQCQSGHPGGSLGCTEFFVALYFDVLKHDSSFNMDGVGEDLFFLSNGHISPVWYSVLARSGYFPLEELNTFRKLDSRLQGHPTTAEHLPGIRIASGSLGQGMSVGIGAAQAKKLNGDTRLVYTLHGDGELQEGQIWEAAMYAAHVGVDNLICTVDWNGQQIDGPTKKVMDLGDLKAKFEAFGWVTLVCEDGNDMEMLLNTIKTAQAATGKGKPVMILMRTAMGKGVDFMEGSHEWHGIAPNKEQLEKAMAQLEETLGDY from the coding sequence ATGGCTGATATTAACCAATTAAAGCGCATTTGTTCGCAGGTAAGAAGAGATATAGTTCGTGAAGTTTACCAATGCCAAAGCGGGCATCCGGGTGGCTCGTTGGGCTGCACTGAATTTTTTGTTGCCTTGTATTTTGATGTGTTGAAACACGACAGTTCGTTTAATATGGATGGTGTTGGTGAGGACCTGTTTTTTTTGAGTAACGGGCATATTTCGCCGGTTTGGTATAGTGTTTTGGCGAGAAGTGGTTATTTCCCATTGGAAGAATTGAATACTTTCCGCAAATTAGATTCCCGTTTACAAGGTCACCCAACAACGGCTGAACATTTACCCGGAATTCGCATTGCCAGCGGTTCACTCGGCCAAGGTATGAGTGTTGGTATTGGTGCTGCTCAGGCAAAAAAATTGAATGGCGATACTCGTTTAGTTTATACTTTACATGGTGACGGTGAATTACAGGAAGGCCAGATTTGGGAAGCTGCCATGTATGCTGCCCACGTTGGGGTTGATAATTTAATATGCACCGTTGACTGGAATGGTCAGCAAATTGACGGGCCTACCAAAAAAGTAATGGACTTGGGCGATTTAAAAGCCAAATTTGAAGCATTCGGTTGGGTTACATTGGTTTGTGAAGATGGTAATGATATGGAAATGTTGCTCAACACCATAAAAACAGCTCAAGCAGCAACCGGAAAAGGAAAACCGGTTATGATTTTAATGCGCACGGCAATGGGTAAAGGGGTGGACTTTATGGAAGGCAGTCATGAATGGCATGGTATTGCTCCAAATAAAGAACAACTCGAAAAAGCCATGGCACAGCTTGAGGAAACCCTTGGCGACTATTAA
- a CDS encoding ABC transporter permease produces the protein MSKIVYFVLIDIVKNKIVVAYAIILTILSWGVFMLEDSSNKGLLTLLNVVLLVVPLMALLFSTIYLYNSAEFIELLTGQPVKRKTIWLSLYSGLALSLTSAFLLAVGLPVFIFCEFAAAITLVITGCLITLVFTSIAFLSAISSRDKAKGIGIAIMVWLYFALIFDGLVLFLLFQFGEYPIEKPMVLLSILSPLDLTRIFNLLQMDSSALMGYTGAIFKNYFGTNVGMIIAFMVLTAWTLIPLLISLRIFIKKDL, from the coding sequence ATGAGTAAAATTGTTTATTTTGTATTAATAGATATCGTTAAAAATAAGATTGTTGTTGCATATGCTATTATTTTAACGATATTGTCATGGGGCGTTTTTATGCTGGAAGATAGCAGTAATAAAGGGTTGCTCACACTATTAAATGTTGTTTTATTAGTAGTTCCGCTTATGGCATTATTGTTCTCGACAATATATTTATATAATAGTGCTGAGTTTATTGAGCTTTTGACAGGCCAGCCAGTTAAGCGAAAAACAATTTGGTTAAGTCTTTACAGCGGACTAGCCCTGAGTTTAACAAGTGCTTTTTTATTAGCGGTAGGCTTGCCGGTGTTTATTTTTTGTGAATTTGCAGCAGCAATTACCCTAGTTATAACAGGGTGTTTAATTACATTGGTATTTACTTCTATCGCTTTTCTTTCTGCTATAAGCAGTCGCGACAAAGCAAAGGGAATTGGCATTGCAATTATGGTTTGGTTGTATTTTGCGCTAATATTTGATGGACTAGTGCTTTTTTTGTTATTTCAATTTGGCGAATACCCTATCGAAAAGCCTATGGTGCTGCTTTCAATTTTAAGCCCACTCGATCTCACCAGGATTTTTAATTTGTTGCAAATGGATTCATCTGCGCTTATGGGCTACACCGGGGCAATTTTTAAAAATTATTTCGGAACAAATGTCGGGATGATAATTGCATTTATGGTTTTGACTGCATGGACATTAATTCCATTGTTAATTTCTTTAAGAATATTTATTAAAAAAGACCTATGA